The following are encoded together in the Phaseolus vulgaris cultivar G19833 chromosome 9, P. vulgaris v2.0, whole genome shotgun sequence genome:
- the LOC137821380 gene encoding aldehyde oxidase GLOX-like: protein MATHHHLLLLLPAMFFHLLLFSLTLPFPSRASDSQWELLHKTIGIVAMHMQLLNNDRVIIFDRTDFGFSNLTLPNGTCRHDLSEKVLKTDCTAHSIEYDVASNTFRALFVQTDVWCSSGGAVADGTLIQTGGYNDGERKIRSFSPCKGSEDCEWQESDNALAVRRWYSTNHYLPDGRQIIIGGRRQFNFEFYPKRKTEDKNKPYVFPFLFQTNDKGAENNLYPFVVLNVDGNLFIFANNRAILFDYENDAVVRTYPEIPGGDPRCYPSTGSAVLLPLKNLEAARVEAEVLVCGGARRGAFQLVPKGVFSEALDSCARIKITDPNATWAVETMPMGRVMNDMVMLPNGDVLIINGAQSGTAGWERAENPVLQPVIYKTNGSGSGSGSGSGSGGSRFVLQPASDIPRMYHSTAILVRDGRVIVGGSNPHEKYMFSNVAYPTELSLEAFSPFYLGSQFSDLRPIILEPSSHTNLMYGEKFKMGIKVNGALVPDLLSVTMLAPPFNTHSFSMNQRLLVLSVGDVKVSGNSSSEFEVTAPGSAVLAPPTFYMLFAVHQDIPSEGIWIKIQ from the coding sequence ATGGCTAcacatcatcatcttcttcttcttctacctGCCATGTTCTTCCACCTTCTCCTGTTCTCCCTTACCCTTCCCTTTCCCTCCCGAGCCTCCGATTCCCAGTGGGAGCTCCTACACAAGACCATAGGCATCGTCGCCATGCACATGCAGCTCCTCAACAATGACCGTGTCATCATCTTCGACCGCACCGACTTCGGCTTTTCCAACCTCACTCTCCCCAACGGTACGTGCCGCCACGATCTCTCCGAGAAGGTTCTCAAAACAGACTGCACCGCTCACTCCATCGAATACGACGTCGCATCCAACACCTTCCGCGCCCTCTTCGTCCAAACCGACGTCTGGTGCTCCTCTGGTGGCGCCGTCGCCGACGGCACCCTCATCCAAACCGGCGGCTACAACGACGGCGAACGCAAAATAAGGTCCTTCTCTCCATGCAAAGGAAGTGAGGACTGTGAGTGGCAAGAGAGTGACAATGCCCTCGCAGTAAGAAGATGGTACTCCACCAATCACTATTTGCCAGATGGACGACAAATTATAATCGGAGGAAGAAGACAGTTCAACTTCGAGTTTTaccctaaaagaaaaacagaagaTAAGAACAAACCCTACGTGTTCCCGTTTCTGTTTCAGACTAATGACAAGGGCGCGGAGAATAATCTTTATCCGTTTGTTGTTTTAAACGTAGACGGAAATCTTTTTATTTTCGCCAACAACCGTGCGATTCTGTTTGATTACGAGAACGACGCCGTTGTGAGAACGTACCCCGAGATACCCGGGGGAGACCCTAGGTGTTATCCTAGTACCGGTTCCGCGGTTTTGCTACCTTTGAAGAATTTGGAAGCGGCGAGGGTGGAAGCAGAGGTTTTGGTCTGCGGTGGGGCCCGCAGAGGGGCTTTTCAGCTTGTGCCCAAGGGGGTTTTCTCCGAAGCGTTGGATTCTTGCGCGCGGATTAAGATCACGGATCCAAATGCCACGTGGGCGGTGGAGACCATGCCGATGGGGCGGGTGATGAACGACATGGTCATGCTCCCCAACGGCGACGTTTTGATTATAAACGGAGCTCAATCTGGAACCGCGGGGTGGGAGAGGGCGGAGAATCCGGTTCTTCAACCGGTTATTTATAAAACCAACGGTTCGGGTTCGGGTTCGGGTTCGGGTTCGGGTTCGGGTGGGTCGCGTTTCGTGTTGCAACCCGCTTCGGATATTCCCAGGATGTATCATTCGACGGCCATTTTGGTTCGTGATGGAAGAGTGATCGTAGGTGGGAGCAACCCTCACGAGAAATACATGTTCTCTAATGTGGCATACCCTACGGAGTTGAGTTTGGAAGCTTTTTCTCCGTTCTATCTGGGTTCTCAGTTTTCTGATCTGCGTCCCATTATTCTAGAGCCTTCTTCTCATACCAACTTGATGTATGGCGAGAAATTCAAGATGGGTATTAAGGTGAATGGAGCCCTTGTGCCTGATTTATTGTCCGTCACGATGTTAGCGCCGCCTTTTAACACGCACTCTTTTTCCATGAATCAGAGGTTGTTGGTGTTGTCCGTGGGTGATGTTAAGGTAAGTGGAAATTCAAGTTCTGAATTTGAGGTGACGGCGCCGGGTTCAGCTGTTCTTGCACCACCCACgttttatatgttgtttgcgGTTCATCAGGACATTCCAAGCGAGGGAATTTGGATCAAGATACAATAa
- the LOC137820077 gene encoding uncharacterized protein isoform X1, translated as MSASEAEKKVEEESEEVKGGELLFCGATCWDIIGRRKGAVDGNLVSPSRLRPLVGVDIRFVASGCVSCHCVALDVEGRCYTWGRNEKGQLGHGDMIQRDRPTVVSELSKHKIVKAGSGRSHTVVVTEDGNSLAFGWNKHGQLGSGSVRNEIESSPVRCLVSEVNHAACGGDFTVWLSSIEGASILTAGLPQYGQLGHGTDNEYNSKDSSVRLVYEPQPRPRGIAALAGETVVKVACGTNHTVAVDKNGSVYTWGFGGYGRLGHREQKDEWVPRRVDVFQNRNILPPDAIISAGSVSSSCTAGGGQLYMWGKLKNTGDDWMYPKPLMDLSGWNIRCMDSGNMHHFVGADSSCISWGHAQNGELGYGPTGQKSSAVPKKVDILEGMHVISVACGMGHSMVIVDRANVADRLDQLDIYDGKAVSEGNEAVNTTPVPKQAAKKGAKAADNSKKRKKSKDSSESEEEEEEEDAEESDDDSEEDEVNGEAEVKRLRGSGKGRGKASKTSSAKGKGSAGKGKGGGRGRGGTSANKNSSKSPPVKSGKRGRPRKS; from the exons ATGTCTGCATCTGAAGCGGAGAAGAAGGTGGAGGAAGAGAGCGAGGAGGTCAAAGGGGGAGAACTCTTGTTCTGCGGTGCCACGTGCTGGGATATCATTGGCCGGCGCAAGGGTGCCGTCGACGGCAACCTCGTCTCTCCCTCGCGCCTCCGTCCTCTTGTCGGGGTTGATATTCGTTTCGTTGCGTCCGGTTGCG TCTCGTGTCATTGCGTTGCATTGGACGTCGAAGGGCGCTGCTATACTTGGGGACGGAATGAG AAAGGGCAACTGGGTCATGGAGATATGATTCAGCGTGATAGACCAACTGTCGTGTCTGAACTTTCCAA GCACAAAATTGTCAAAGCTGGATCAGGGAGGAGCCATACAGTGGTTGTTACGGAGGATGGAAATTCCCTGGCCTTTGGATGGAACAAGCATGGACAGCTAGGTTCGGGTTCCGTGAGAAATG AAATTGAGTCTTCACCTGTTCGCTGTCTTGTGTCTGAAGTAAATCATGCTGCTTGTGGGGGTGACTTCACTGTGTGGTTATCTTCCATTGAAGGAGCTTCTATACT AACTGCAGGGCTTCCCCAGTATGGACAGCTTGGGCATGGAACAGATAATGAG TATAATTCCAAAGACAGCTCTGTGAGGTTGGTTTATGAACCCCAGCCACGCCCTCGAGGGATTGCTGCTCTTGCTGGGGAAACAGTTGTGAAAGTGGCATGTGGAACAAATCATACAG TGGCGGTGGATAAGAATGGCTCTGTCTACAC GTGGGGTTTCGGTGGTTATGGAAG GCTAGGACATAGGGAGCAGAAGGATGAGTGGGTCCCACGTCGTGTTGATGTTTTTCAGAATAGAAATATTTTGCCACCTGATGCCATTATTTCTGCTGGTTCTGTGAGTTCTTCATGTACTGCAG GTGGTGGGCAGTTGTACATGTGGGGCAAATTAAAGAACACCGGTGATGACTGGATGTATCCAAAGCCTCTAATGGATTTAAG TGGGTGGAATATACGGTGCATGGATTCAGGCAATATGCATCATTTTGTTGGGGCTGATTCCTCTTGCATAAGCTGGGGACATGCTCAGAATGGTGAGCTGGGATATGGACCTACTGGACAGAA GTCCTCGGCTGTACCCAAGAAGGTGGATATACTTGAGGGTATGCATGTAATAAG TGTTGCTTGTGGTATGGGTCATTCCATGGTTATTGTTGATAGAGCAAATGTTGCTGATCGACTTGACCAG CTTGATATATATGACGGGAAAGCTGTTAGTGAAG GTAATGAGGCTGTAAATACAACTCCAGTTCCTAAGCAGGCTGCAAAAAAGGGTGCCAAGGCAGCTGACAATTCGAAGAAGAGGAAAAAGTCAAAAGATTCATCCGAGtcagaagaggaagaggaagaagaagatgctgaagaaaGTGATGATGATAGTGAGGAGGATGAAGTTAATGGTGAGGCTGAGGTGAAAAGGCTGCGTGGTTCTGGTAAAGGCAGAGGTAAGGCATCCAAAACGTCCAGTGCCAAGGGAAAGGGCTCGGCTGGAAAGGGAAAAGGTGGTGGCCGAGGACGCGGTGGAACTTCAGCTAATAAGAACAGTTCTAAATCCCCTCCGGTGAAATCTGGTAAGAGAGGAAGACCCCGGAAATCATAA
- the LOC137820024 gene encoding protein BASIC PENTACYSTEINE6 codes for MDDAGHRENGRHKADQFKSAQGQWLMQHQPSMKQIMAIMAERDAAIQERNLAISEKKAAYAERDMAFLQRDAAIAERNNAILERDNAFATLQYRETSLSSGSMPSCPPGCQISRGVKHIHHPQQQVHHIPNMGDPSYNTREMHTTDVLPAAPITSEAGKSRRAKRPKEPKSTSPNKKTTKAAKKVKKESEDLNKVMFGKAHEWKNGQEMVNGGDDLNKQLAVSKADWKGQDLGLNQVAYDESTMPAPVCSCTGVLKQCYKWGNGGWQSACCTTTLSMYPLPAVPNKRHARVGGRKMSGSAFNKLLSRLAAEGHDLSNPVDLKDHWAKHGTNRYITIK; via the exons ATGGATGATGCTGGGCATCGTGAAAATGGCAGGCACAAAGCCGATCAATTTAAATCTGCTCAGGGACAG TGGCTGATGCAACATCAGCCTTCCATGAAGCAGATCATGGCAATTATGGCCGAAAGAGATGCGGCCATCCAAGAAAGAAATCTGGCCATATCTGAGAAGAAGGCAGCATATGCTGAGCGTGACATGGCATTTCTGCAGCGAGATGCTGCAATTGCAGAACGAAATAATGCAATTTTGGAACGAGATAATGCGTTTGCAACTCTTCAGTATCGAGAAACCTCGTTAAGTAGTGGCAGTATGCCATCATGCCCTCCGGGATGCCAAATTTCACGTGGTGTCAAGCATATACATCATCCCCAGCAACAGGTACACCATATACCTAACATGGGTGATCCTTCTTACAACACAAGGGAGATGCACACAACTGATGTCCTCCCCGCAGCTCCCATCACTTCTGAGGCTGGGAAATCAAGGCGGGCCAAGCGGCCCAAGGAACCTAAGTCAACTTCACCTAATAAGAAGACTACAAAAGCAGCAAAAAAAGTCAAAAAGGAGAGCGAAGACTTGAATAAGGTTATGTTTGGCAAGGCACATGAGTGGAAGAATGGTCAGGAAATGGTCAACGGAGGCGATGATCTTAACAAGCAGTTAGCAGTGTCTAAGGCTGATTGGAAAGGTCAAGACTTGGGATTGAACCAAGTGGCTTATGATGAGTCAACCATGCCAGCGCCAGTATGTTCTTGTACCGGGGTCCTTAAGCAGTGTTACAAATGGGGTAATGGAGGTTGGCAGTCCGCCTGTTGCACAACCACTCTGTCAATGTATCCACTTCCTGCAGTGCCGAACAAGAGGCATGCTCGGGTTGGAGGTCGAAAGATGAGTGGTAGCGCTTTCAACAAGCTGCTTAGTCGCCTTGCCGCAGAAGGTCACGATCTGTCAAACCCTGTTGACCTCAAAGACCATTGGGCCAAACACGGGACGAACCGATACATTACAATAAAGTAG
- the LOC137820077 gene encoding uncharacterized protein isoform X2, which produces MIQRDRPTVVSELSKHKIVKAGSGRSHTVVVTEDGNSLAFGWNKHGQLGSGSVRNEIESSPVRCLVSEVNHAACGGDFTVWLSSIEGASILTAGLPQYGQLGHGTDNEYNSKDSSVRLVYEPQPRPRGIAALAGETVVKVACGTNHTVAVDKNGSVYTWGFGGYGRLGHREQKDEWVPRRVDVFQNRNILPPDAIISAGSVSSSCTAGGGQLYMWGKLKNTGDDWMYPKPLMDLSGWNIRCMDSGNMHHFVGADSSCISWGHAQNGELGYGPTGQKSSAVPKKVDILEGMHVISVACGMGHSMVIVDRANVADRLDQLDIYDGKAVSEGNEAVNTTPVPKQAAKKGAKAADNSKKRKKSKDSSESEEEEEEEDAEESDDDSEEDEVNGEAEVKRLRGSGKGRGKASKTSSAKGKGSAGKGKGGGRGRGGTSANKNSSKSPPVKSGKRGRPRKS; this is translated from the exons ATGATTCAGCGTGATAGACCAACTGTCGTGTCTGAACTTTCCAA GCACAAAATTGTCAAAGCTGGATCAGGGAGGAGCCATACAGTGGTTGTTACGGAGGATGGAAATTCCCTGGCCTTTGGATGGAACAAGCATGGACAGCTAGGTTCGGGTTCCGTGAGAAATG AAATTGAGTCTTCACCTGTTCGCTGTCTTGTGTCTGAAGTAAATCATGCTGCTTGTGGGGGTGACTTCACTGTGTGGTTATCTTCCATTGAAGGAGCTTCTATACT AACTGCAGGGCTTCCCCAGTATGGACAGCTTGGGCATGGAACAGATAATGAG TATAATTCCAAAGACAGCTCTGTGAGGTTGGTTTATGAACCCCAGCCACGCCCTCGAGGGATTGCTGCTCTTGCTGGGGAAACAGTTGTGAAAGTGGCATGTGGAACAAATCATACAG TGGCGGTGGATAAGAATGGCTCTGTCTACAC GTGGGGTTTCGGTGGTTATGGAAG GCTAGGACATAGGGAGCAGAAGGATGAGTGGGTCCCACGTCGTGTTGATGTTTTTCAGAATAGAAATATTTTGCCACCTGATGCCATTATTTCTGCTGGTTCTGTGAGTTCTTCATGTACTGCAG GTGGTGGGCAGTTGTACATGTGGGGCAAATTAAAGAACACCGGTGATGACTGGATGTATCCAAAGCCTCTAATGGATTTAAG TGGGTGGAATATACGGTGCATGGATTCAGGCAATATGCATCATTTTGTTGGGGCTGATTCCTCTTGCATAAGCTGGGGACATGCTCAGAATGGTGAGCTGGGATATGGACCTACTGGACAGAA GTCCTCGGCTGTACCCAAGAAGGTGGATATACTTGAGGGTATGCATGTAATAAG TGTTGCTTGTGGTATGGGTCATTCCATGGTTATTGTTGATAGAGCAAATGTTGCTGATCGACTTGACCAG CTTGATATATATGACGGGAAAGCTGTTAGTGAAG GTAATGAGGCTGTAAATACAACTCCAGTTCCTAAGCAGGCTGCAAAAAAGGGTGCCAAGGCAGCTGACAATTCGAAGAAGAGGAAAAAGTCAAAAGATTCATCCGAGtcagaagaggaagaggaagaagaagatgctgaagaaaGTGATGATGATAGTGAGGAGGATGAAGTTAATGGTGAGGCTGAGGTGAAAAGGCTGCGTGGTTCTGGTAAAGGCAGAGGTAAGGCATCCAAAACGTCCAGTGCCAAGGGAAAGGGCTCGGCTGGAAAGGGAAAAGGTGGTGGCCGAGGACGCGGTGGAACTTCAGCTAATAAGAACAGTTCTAAATCCCCTCCGGTGAAATCTGGTAAGAGAGGAAGACCCCGGAAATCATAA